A single region of the Triticum dicoccoides isolate Atlit2015 ecotype Zavitan chromosome 2B, WEW_v2.0, whole genome shotgun sequence genome encodes:
- the LOC119367037 gene encoding probable cystathionine gamma-synthase 2 yields the protein MARSSSPLVNKASPTEASPTEQRRLLRARRSSKRVTALRPEAVLDATLPGTEQQDDPGVIAAATAPKRDATLSDETLAVHAGEKMGKNSAMDTDSIATPIVSGTTHWFKSSHDLIAFKEGRRHNFEYGRYGNPTVKVLEDKISALERAESTLVTSSGMNAIVATLLALVPPGAGHVVTTTECYSEARAFIGDKLSKMGIKVTFIELNDMETLKDVLDQGDVTLFYTDCPTNPHLKCIDIKLVAELCHRKGALVCIDSTLTSPMNQKPLTIGADIVVHSATKYIAGHHDVIAGCISGSDALISRIRAWNHDLGGAISPDAAYMIIRGLKTMALRVETQNHTTLRMARLLENHPKIERVYYPGLISSPWHHIAKSQMTGCGGVISFEVASDLHGVMRFIDALEIPFIATSLGGCESLVQQPAVMSFWGKSDEEKAKNGIKDNLVRFSFGIEKFEELRDDILQALEKI from the exons ATGGCGCGGTCGTCGTCTCCTCTCGTCAACAAGGCTTCGCCCACCGAGGCTTCGCCCACCGAGCAGCGCCGCCTGCTCCGTGCTCGCCGTTCTTCAAAGCGCGTCACCGCTTTGAGGCCGGAGGCGGTCCTTGATGCCACCCTCCCTGGCACCGAGCAGCAGGATGACCCCGGTGTCATTGCTGCCGCCACGGCTCCGAAGCGAGATGCTACTCTCTCAGACGAGACCCTGGCGGTTCACGCCGGGGAGAAGATGGGGAAGAACAGCGCCATGGACACAGACTCGATCGCGACACCTATCGTGAGCGGCACGACGCACTGGTTCAAGAGCTCGCACGACCTCATCGCGTTCAAGGAAGGCCGGCGCCACAACTTCGAGTACGGCCGCTACGGCAACCCCACTGTGAAGGTCCTGGAGGACAAGATCAGCGCGCTGGAGAGGGCCGAGTCGACGCTTGTCACGTCCTCGGGCATGAACGCCATCGTCGCCACGCTGCTCGCGCTCGTACCGCCCGGCGCCGGCCACGTGGTGACCACGACCGAGTGCTACAGCGAGGCGCGCGCCTTCATCGGCGACAAGCTCTCAAAGATGGGCATCAAGGTGACATTCATCGAGCTGAATGACATGGAGACGCTCAAGGACGTTCTTGACCAGGGCGAC GTGACACTCTTCTACACTGACTGTCCGACAAACCCCCACCTCAAGTGCATCGACATTAAGCTCGTCGCGGAGCTGTGTCACCGCAAAGGGGCTCTGGTGTGCATCGACAGCACCCTTACCTCGCCCATGAATCAGAAGCCACTCACCATCGGGGCCGATATCGTCGTGCACTCTGCCACAAAGTACATTGCCGGCCATCACGAC GTCATTGCAGGATGCATCAGCGGCTCGGATGCGCTCATCTCTAGGATACGTGCGTGGAATCACGACCTCGGCGGTGCCATTAGTCCG GACGCAGCCTACATGATCATACGCGGCCTCAAGACGATGGCACTTCGCGTGGAAACACAAAACCACACTACATTGCGCATGGCGCGCTTGCTCGAGAACCATCCCAAGATTGAGCGGGTGTACTACCCTGGACTCATCAGCAGCCCATGGCACCACATCGCCAAGAGCCAAATGACCGGTTGCGGTGGCGTCATCAGCTTTGAGGTGGCATCAGACCTGCATGGCGTCATGAGGTTCATCGACGCATTGGAGATACCCTTCATCGCAACCTCACTTGGCGGGTGTGAGAGCCTCGTGCAGCAGCCGGCAGTCATGTCCTTCTG GGGGAAGAGTGATGAGGAGAAGGCCAAGAATGGGATCAAGGACAACTTGGTGAGGTTTAGCTTTGGGATTGAGAAGTTTGAGGAACTCAGGGATGATATTCTCCAAGCCCTGGAGAAGATTTAG